A region from the Fibrobacter sp. genome encodes:
- a CDS encoding fibrobacter succinogenes major paralogous domain-containing protein, with translation MNIEISVKKILVTVVLLVACSMAGTLKDSRNGKTYKTVKLGKQTWMAENLNYKTKGSMCYDNKEGNCKEYGRLYTWEATINACPSGWHLPSKEEFDAFLEMVKLRTEQIVAQKKLNAEPLKEGEDKFYNHLRVSSWTNGFDSFGFSALPAGDYYSNLKSFNSLGDNTYFWSSTEDNSNNAYFLRISGGLAKVYRSAAGVLDGGKNDGYSVRCLQD, from the coding sequence ATGAATATTGAAATTAGTGTGAAAAAAATTCTCGTGACCGTAGTCTTGTTGGTTGCATGTTCCATGGCAGGCACCCTTAAGGATTCCCGCAATGGTAAGACATACAAGACCGTAAAGCTCGGTAAACAGACTTGGATGGCTGAAAACTTGAATTACAAGACAAAAGGTAGCATGTGCTACGATAACAAGGAAGGCAATTGCAAAGAATATGGTCGCCTGTACACCTGGGAGGCTACAATAAATGCTTGCCCCAGTGGCTGGCACTTGCCTAGCAAGGAGGAGTTTGATGCTTTTCTAGAGATGGTTAAGTTGCGCACTGAACAAATTGTGGCCCAGAAGAAATTGAATGCAGAACCGTTGAAAGAAGGCGAAGACAAGTTCTACAATCACTTACGTGTTTCTAGCTGGACAAATGGTTTTGACTCATTCGGCTTTTCTGCTCTCCCTGCTGGCGACTACTACAGCAATTTAAAGAGTTTCAACTCTTTGGGCGATAACACCTACTTTTGGTCTTCTACGGAGGACAATAGTAACAACGCCTACTTCCTGCGCATCAGCGGCGGCCTCGCGAAAGTCTACCGCAGTGCCGCGGGCGTCCTCGACGGCGGCAAGAATGACGGCTACTCGGTTCGTTGTCTCCAGGACTAA
- a CDS encoding fibrobacter succinogenes major paralogous domain-containing protein: MGKILVTVGLLVVCSMAGTLKDSRDGQTYKTVQIGNQVWMAENLNYKTSGSACYDNEESNCEKYGRLYTWESAKKACPAGWHLPSKEEFERLLYIVGGASDEITSINLRARSWKFGSEMFGFSALPAGSYNSRYKEFGLLGFSTYIWSSTEENSDYAYSLYVEASFADVGGKNMDGGGSVRCLQDSEAQPPSGTLKDSRDGQTYKTMQIFGRVWMAENLNYKTSESECYDNKESNCKKYGRLYTWESAKKACPAGWRLPSHWEFKILRDNAGGASDEIKSINLRARSWRNGADKFGFSALPAGYYDSNDKKFDNLGNVAIFWSSTTEVDFGASLLGIDVGRPFQGFSDRDRGHSVRCLQD; the protein is encoded by the coding sequence ATGGGAAAAATTCTCGTGACCGTAGGTTTGTTGGTTGTATGTTCTATGGCGGGAACCCTTAAAGATTCCCGTGATGGTCAAACCTACAAGACCGTGCAGATTGGCAACCAGGTCTGGATGGCCGAAAATTTGAATTATAAGACCAGTGGGAGCGCGTGCTATGACAACGAGGAAAGCAATTGCGAAAAGTACGGGCGCCTGTACACCTGGGAATCTGCGAAAAAGGCGTGCCCTGCAGGATGGCACTTGCCTAGCAAGGAGGAGTTTGAAAGACTCCTGTATATTGTGGGAGGAGCCTCTGATGAAATAACGTCAATAAATCTACGCGCACGCAGTTGGAAATTTGGGTCGGAAATGTTCGGCTTTTCGGCTCTCCCTGCTGGCAGCTACAACAGCCGCTACAAGGAGTTCGGCCTTTTGGGCTTCAGCACCTACATTTGGTCTTCTACGGAGGAAAATAGCGACTACGCCTACAGCCTGTACGTCGAAGCCTCCTTCGCGGACGTCGGCGGCAAAAACATGGACGGCGGAGGCTCTGTTCGTTGTCTCCAGGACTCAGAGGCGCAGCCACCGAGCGGAACTTTAAAGGATTCCCGTGATGGTCAAACCTACAAGACCATGCAAATCTTTGGCCGGGTTTGGATGGCTGAGAATCTGAATTATAAGACCAGTGAGAGCGAGTGCTATGACAACAAGGAAAGCAATTGCAAAAAGTATGGGCGCCTGTACACCTGGGAATCTGCGAAAAAGGCGTGCCCTGCAGGATGGCGCTTGCCTAGCCACTGGGAGTTTAAAATACTCCGGGATAATGCGGGAGGAGCCTCTGATGAAATAAAGTCAATAAATCTACGCGCACGCAGTTGGAGAAATGGGGCGGACAAGTTCGGCTTTTCGGCTCTCCCTGCTGGCTACTACGACAGCAACGACAAGAAGTTCGACAATTTGGGCAACGTCGCCATCTTTTGGTCTTCTACTACGGAGGTCGATTTCGGCGCCTCCCTCCTGGGCATCGACGTCGGCCGCCCGTTCCAAGGCTTCAGCGACAGGGACCGCGGACACTCTGTTCGTTGTCTCCAGGACTAA
- a CDS encoding HipA N-terminal domain-containing protein, translated as MARQASVFYNGFLAGTLTKTRDGFIFTYDEIYLASRRPAIALTLSKRQEPYKSKELFPFFEGLLPEGENRKLFCMSLKIDPRDSYRLLLKLAGKETIGAITVMEDV; from the coding sequence ATGGCTAGGCAAGCATCGGTGTTTTACAACGGCTTCTTGGCCGGAACCTTGACCAAGACTAGGGACGGGTTCATTTTTACCTACGATGAAATCTACCTTGCGTCTAGGCGCCCTGCCATTGCATTAACATTGTCTAAGCGACAGGAGCCTTACAAGTCCAAGGAACTTTTCCCATTTTTTGAAGGTTTGCTGCCCGAGGGAGAAAACCGCAAACTTTTCTGTATGTCCCTGAAGATTGACCCCAGGGATTCCTACAGGCTGTTACTGAAACTTGCAGGAAAGGAAACCATCGGCGCCATCACCGTGATGGAGGACGTATGA
- the pyrR gene encoding bifunctional pyr operon transcriptional regulator/uracil phosphoribosyltransferase PyrR, whose translation MNDNCKIIRELLSAQAMEFALDEMAAKIAKIHPSANDLVILGMASRGIPLAKKLKERLDAKFGGSVEFGSLDATFYRDDFHYRKHVSTEMRITEMPASVEGKTVILVDDVLYTGRSTLAAMRAILDLGRPAAIRLCVLVDRGHRELPIAPDCVGFSVETAQNQEVRVKIEPIDQENSVTLVEVEA comes from the coding sequence ATGAATGACAACTGCAAGATTATTCGTGAACTGCTGTCGGCCCAGGCCATGGAATTTGCCCTGGACGAGATGGCTGCAAAGATCGCAAAAATCCATCCTTCCGCAAACGACCTGGTCATCCTCGGTATGGCTAGCCGCGGTATCCCTTTGGCAAAGAAGCTGAAGGAACGCTTGGACGCAAAGTTCGGCGGCTCCGTGGAATTCGGAAGTTTGGATGCAACATTCTACCGCGACGATTTCCATTACCGCAAGCACGTTTCCACCGAGATGCGCATTACTGAAATGCCTGCCTCCGTAGAAGGCAAGACCGTAATTCTGGTGGACGACGTTCTTTATACGGGTCGCTCCACTCTGGCTGCCATGCGCGCCATTCTGGACCTTGGCCGCCCGGCTGCCATTCGCCTTTGCGTTCTCGTGGACCGCGGTCATCGCGAACTTCCCATTGCTCCTGACTGTGTGGGCTTCTCCGTAGAGACCGCCCAGAATCAGGAAGTCCGCGTGAAGATTGAACCTATTGATCAAGAAAATTCTGTTACTCTCGTAGAAGTGGAGGCTTAA
- a CDS encoding ATP-binding protein has translation MLKRSAYYRLLEWKNQRKGTTALLINGARRVGKTFLIKEFAKNEYRSHIFLDFGNIAKEIKELFENESSEFDIFFAKLSSFRKTPLYKRESLIIFDEVQLYPRARQLIKYLVADGRFDYIESGSLISLRQNVKDILIPSEEESIDLLPLTFEEFLWAEDDEVSYPFLKMCLEKRMPLGPALHRKMLNRFREYMLVGGMPQAVNEYMENHDFAKADRVKRDILKLYRNDVTKFAKGHEAKVLSLIDKIPAQLSRKEKRYKFSTIDKNARFRSYENSFTWLNEAMVINPCFNATDPNVGLALSADVATQKCYMADTGLLVTQTFMDKSFTSNELYRAILFDKLDINEGMIMENIVAQMLRASGHKLYFYSRSDSANKKNNIEIDFLLRAQIGLKEKICPIEVKSGSYKQHVSLDKFWGKFHKNLTPPYILYTKDLEVRKTDYAEILHLPLYMAGLI, from the coding sequence ATGCTTAAAAGATCCGCCTATTATCGGCTTCTAGAGTGGAAAAATCAGCGCAAGGGAACAACAGCCCTACTAATTAACGGAGCAAGGCGCGTCGGGAAGACTTTTTTGATCAAGGAATTCGCTAAAAACGAGTACCGAAGCCATATTTTTCTCGATTTCGGAAACATAGCCAAAGAAATCAAAGAACTTTTTGAAAACGAGTCCAGCGAATTTGACATTTTCTTTGCAAAATTATCGTCCTTCCGCAAGACCCCCCTCTACAAAAGGGAATCCCTCATTATTTTTGACGAAGTCCAGCTTTACCCGAGGGCAAGACAACTAATAAAGTACCTTGTTGCCGACGGACGCTTCGATTACATCGAAAGTGGATCCTTGATTTCATTACGTCAAAACGTAAAGGACATCCTTATTCCTTCGGAAGAAGAAAGCATTGACCTTCTTCCTCTGACTTTTGAGGAATTTCTATGGGCGGAGGACGACGAAGTCAGCTACCCATTCCTAAAGATGTGCCTGGAAAAACGAATGCCGCTTGGGCCAGCACTTCACCGAAAGATGCTGAACCGTTTTCGGGAATATATGTTAGTAGGCGGTATGCCCCAAGCAGTCAACGAATACATGGAAAATCATGACTTTGCAAAGGCAGACCGGGTCAAACGAGACATTCTAAAACTATACCGAAACGATGTCACCAAATTTGCAAAAGGTCATGAGGCAAAAGTTTTATCCCTAATAGATAAAATTCCCGCGCAACTGTCTCGTAAAGAAAAGCGCTACAAGTTCTCCACCATCGATAAAAACGCGAGATTTCGTTCCTACGAAAATTCCTTTACATGGCTCAACGAGGCTATGGTCATCAATCCCTGTTTCAACGCAACAGACCCCAATGTAGGTCTTGCCTTAAGTGCTGATGTGGCAACCCAAAAATGCTACATGGCAGATACAGGTTTGCTTGTAACACAAACTTTTATGGACAAATCTTTTACGAGCAACGAGTTATATAGGGCAATTCTTTTCGACAAACTTGATATTAACGAAGGAATGATCATGGAAAATATCGTTGCACAAATGCTGCGAGCAAGCGGGCACAAGCTTTATTTCTATTCCAGGTCAGATTCAGCAAACAAGAAAAACAACATCGAAATTGATTTTCTACTTAGAGCCCAAATTGGTCTCAAGGAAAAGATCTGCCCCATCGAGGTCAAGTCCGGCAGTTACAAGCAGCATGTTTCCCTGGACAAGTTCTGGGGCAAGTTCCACAAGAACCTGACTCCCCCCTATATCCTGTACACCAAGGATCTTGAAGTCCGCAAAACGGACTACGCAGAAATTTTGCACCTGCCGCTATATATGGCTGGATTGATTTAA
- a CDS encoding helix-turn-helix domain-containing protein → MSGVSLRTINAIENGGANPSIEVLCKLAEQLGLKLSLTERVVNG, encoded by the coding sequence ATGTCCGGAGTTTCACTGCGGACCATCAACGCCATCGAAAACGGCGGCGCAAACCCGTCCATCGAGGTACTTTGCAAGCTTGCGGAACAGCTGGGATTGAAACTTTCTTTAACCGAGAGAGTCGTCAATGGCTAG
- a CDS encoding HipA domain-containing protein, with amino-acid sequence MTSASPMMQNRCHSCLKETPRDFCPACAKRLFGIKKFNATLEFSLPEIKSKNGSIRRISISGAQPKFSLMVNEGRLEPTENGGTFILKPAVEGLFDNTKDMPANEHLTMQMARQIFKIDAADNALVYLKDGTPAYITKRFDVLPDGNRICQEDFAQVAGLTPGENGSNYKYDFSYQQIADLMKRYVSTYPTDVEKYFRLILFNYLVCNGDAHVKNFSIYSPNADGVYKLTPAYDLLNTSLHVQELGRTALELFVDDFETEFFKVNGFYGKPDFMELARRIGIKEIRAERFIAETCSHLMEMDAMIDRSYLSEQGKAQFKAQVKDRAKVLEMG; translated from the coding sequence ATGACAAGCGCATCCCCCATGATGCAGAACCGTTGCCACAGCTGTCTCAAGGAGACACCGCGGGATTTTTGCCCTGCCTGCGCCAAGCGGCTCTTTGGCATAAAGAAGTTTAACGCCACGCTGGAATTTTCCTTACCCGAAATCAAGTCCAAAAACGGTTCCATTCGCAGAATTTCCATTTCTGGCGCGCAGCCCAAGTTTTCGCTAATGGTGAACGAAGGCCGGCTGGAACCTACCGAAAATGGCGGCACCTTCATCTTAAAGCCCGCGGTAGAAGGGCTGTTCGACAACACAAAAGACATGCCCGCCAACGAACACCTGACCATGCAGATGGCCAGGCAGATTTTCAAGATCGACGCAGCAGACAATGCGCTAGTTTATCTTAAAGACGGCACACCCGCCTACATCACCAAGCGATTCGATGTTCTACCCGACGGCAACAGGATCTGCCAGGAAGACTTCGCCCAGGTGGCAGGCCTCACCCCGGGCGAAAATGGTTCCAACTACAAGTACGATTTCAGCTACCAGCAAATTGCCGACCTGATGAAGCGATATGTAAGCACCTACCCTACCGATGTGGAAAAATACTTCAGGCTGATTCTGTTCAACTATCTGGTCTGTAACGGCGACGCCCACGTCAAGAATTTTTCCATCTATTCCCCAAATGCGGATGGGGTTTACAAACTGACTCCCGCCTACGATTTGCTGAACACATCATTGCACGTTCAAGAGCTTGGCCGAACCGCGTTGGAACTTTTTGTGGATGACTTTGAAACCGAATTTTTCAAGGTCAACGGATTCTACGGCAAGCCAGATTTTATGGAACTGGCCCGCCGCATCGGCATCAAGGAAATCCGGGCAGAACGCTTCATTGCAGAAACTTGCAGCCATCTAATGGAAATGGACGCAATGATTGACCGAAGTTATTTAAGCGAGCAGGGAAAAGCGCAGTTCAAGGCGCAGGTGAAGGACCGAGCGAAAGTCCTGGAGATGGGGTGA